The Capra hircus breed San Clemente chromosome 2, ASM170441v1, whole genome shotgun sequence genome window below encodes:
- the ZEB2 gene encoding zinc finger E-box-binding homeobox 2 isoform X1: MTHFEDIEPACCRSRAPSPCELPSDPLLSMKQPIMADGPRCKRRKQANPRRKNVVNYDNVVDTGSETDEEDKPQIAEEDGIANPLDQERSPASVPNHESSPHVSQALLPREEEEDEIREGGVEHAWHNSDILQASVDGPEEMKEDYDTMGPEATIQTTVNNGTVKNANCTSDFEEYFAKRKLEERDGHAVSIEEYLQRSDTAIIYPEAPEELSRLGTPEANGQEENDLPPGTPDAFAQLLTCPYCDRGYKRLTSLKEHIKYRHEKNEENFSCPLCSYTFAYRTQLERHMVTHKPGTDQHQMLTQGAGNRKFKCTECGKAFKYKHHLKEHLRIHSGEKPYECPNCKKRFSHSGSYSSHISSKKCIGLISVNGRMRNNIKTGSSPNSVSSSPTNSAITQLRNKLENGKPLSMSEQTGLLKIKTEPLDFNDYKVLMATHGFSGTSPFMNGALGATSPLGVHPSAQSPMQHLGVGMEAPLLGFPTMNSNLSEVQKVLQIVDNTVSRQKMDCKAEEISKLKGYHMKDPCSQPEEQGVTSPNIPPVGLPVVSHNGATKSIIDYTLEKVNEAKACLQSLTTDSRRQISNIKKEKLRTLIDLVTDDKMIENHNISTPFSCQFCKESFPGPIPLHQHERYLCKMNEEIKAVLQPHENIVPNKAGVFVDNKALLLSSVLSEKGMTSPINPYKDHMSVLKAYYAMNMEPNSDELLKISIAVGLPQEFVKEWFEQRKVYQYSNSRSPSLERNSKPLAPNSNPPTKDSLLPRSPVKPMDSITSPSIAELHNSVTNCDPPLRLTKPSHFTNIKPVEKLDHSRSNTPSPLNLSSTSSKNSHSSSYTPNSFSSEELQAEPLDLSLPKQMKEPKSIIATKNKTKVGSINLDHNSVSSSSENSDEPLNLTFIKKEFSNSNNLDSKSANPVFGMNPFSAKPLYTALPPQSAFPPATFMPPVQTSIPGLRPYPGLDQMSFLPHMAYTYPTGAATFADMQQRRKYQRKPGFQGELLDGAPDYMSGLDDMTDSDSCLSRKKIKKTESGMYACDLCDKTFQKSSSLLRHKYEHTGKRPHQCQICKKAFKHKHHLIEHSRLHSGEKPYQCDKCGKRFSHSGSYSQHMNHRYSYCKREAEEREAAEREAREKGHLEPTELLMNRAYLQSITPQGYSDSEERESMPRDGESEKEHEKEGEDGYGKLGRQDGDEEFEEEEEESENKSMDTDPETIRDEEETGDHSMDDSSEDGKMETKSDHEEDNMEDGM; this comes from the exons TGGTGAACTATGACAATGTAGTGGACACGGGTTCTGAAACTGATGAAGAGGACAAGCCTCAGATTGCTGAGGAGGACGGGATTGCTAACCCTCTGGACCAGGAGAGAAGTCCAGCTAGCGTGCCCAACCATGAGTCCTCCCCACACGTGAGCCAAGCTCTGTTGccaagagaggaagaggaagatgagATAAGAGAGGGTGGAGTGGAACATGCCTGGCACAACAGCGACATTCTACAAGCCTCTGTAGATGGGCCAG aagaaatgaaggaagactATGACACTATGGGGCCGGAAGCCACGATCCAGACCACAGTTAACAATGGTACAG TTAAGAATGCAAATTGCACATCAGACTTTGAGGAATACTTTGCcaaaagaaaactggaggaaCGCGATGGTCATGCAGTCAGCATCGAAGAGTACCTTCAGCGCAGTGACACAGCCATCATTTACCCAGAAGCCCCCGAGGAGCTGTCTCGCCTTGGCACGCCAGAGGCCAATGGGCAGGAAGAAAATG ACCTGCCACCTGGAACTCCAGATGCTTTTGCCCAACTGCTGACCTGCCCCTACTGCGACCGGGGCTACAAGCGCTTGACATCACTGAAGGAGCACATCAAGTACCGCCACGAGAAGAATGAGGAGAACTTTTCCTGCCCTCTGTGTAGCTACACGTTTGCCTACCGCACCCAGCTCGAGCGGCATATGGTGACGCACAAGCCAGGGACAGATCAG CACCAAATGCTGACCCAAGGAGCAGGTAATCGCAAGTTCAAATGCAcagagtgtggcaaggccttcaAATATAAACACCATCTGAAGGAACACCTGCGAATCCACAGTG GTGAAAAACCGTACGAGTGCCCCAACTGCAAGAAACGTTTCTCCCATTCTGGTTCCTACAGTTCACACATCAGCAGCAAGAAATGTATTGGCTTAATCTCTGTAAATGGCCGAATGAGAAACAATATCAAGACAGGTTCTTCTCCtaattctgtttcttcttctccTACTAATTCGGCCATTACCCAGTTAAGAAACAAATTggagaatggaaaaccacttaGTATGTCTGAACAGACAGGCttacttaaaattaaaacagaaccACTAGACTTCAATGACTATAAAGTTCTTATGGCCACACATGGGTTTAGTGGCACTAGTCCTTTTATGAATGGTGCACTTGGAGCCACCAGCCCTTTAGGAGTTCATCCGTCTGCTCAGAGTCCAATGCAGCACTTAGGTGTAGGGATGGAAGCCCCTTTACTTGGATTTCCCACAATGAATAGCAATTTAAGCGAGGTACAAAAGGTTCTACAGATTGTGGACAACACAGTTTCCAGACAAAAAATGGACTGCAAGGCTGAAGAAATTTCCAAGTTGAAAGGTTATCACATGAAGGATCCATGCTCTCAACCTGAGGAACAAGGAGTTACTTCTCCTAATATTCCACCTGTAGGTCTTCCAGTAGTGAGTCATAATGGTGCCACTAAAAGTATTATTGACTACACGTTAGAAAAAGTCAATGAAGCCAAAGCTTGCCTCCAGAGCTTGACTACTGACTCAAGGAGACAGATCAGTAATATAAAGAAAGAGAAGCTACGTACTTTAATAGATTTGGTCACCGATGACAAAATGATTGAGAACCACAACATATCCACTCCATTCTCCTGCCAGTTTTGTAAAGAAAGTTTTCCTGGCCCCATTCCTTTGCATCAGCATGAACGTTACCTTTGTAAGATGAATGAAGAGATCAAGGCAgtcctgcaaccccatgaaaacATAGTCCCCAACAAAGCTGGAGTTTTTGTTGATAATAAAGCCCTCCTCTTGTCATCTGTACTTTCTGAGAAAGGAATGACAAGCCCCATCAACCCATACAAGGACCACATGTCTGTACTTAAAGCATATTATGCTATGAACATGGAGCCCAACTCTGATGAACTGCTGAAAATTTCCATTGCTGTGGGCCTTCCTCAGGAATTTGTGAAGGAATGGTTTGAGCAACGAAAAGTCTACCAGTACTCAAATTCCAGGTCACCATCACTGGAAAGGAACTCCAAGCCGTTAGCTCCCAACAGTAACCCTCCCACAAAAGACTCTTTattacccaggtctcccgtaaAACCCATGGACTCCATAACATCACCATCTATAGCAGAACTCCACAACAGTGTTACGAATTGtgaccctcctctcaggctaaCAAAACCTTCCCATTTTACCAATATTAAACCAGTTGAAAAATTGGACCACTCAAGGAGTAATACTCCTTCTCCCTTAAATCTTTCCTCCACATCTTCTAAAAACTCCCACAGTAGTTCTTACACTCCAAACAGCTTCTCATCTGAGGAGCTCCAGGCTGAGCCTTTGGACCTGTCATTaccaaaacaaatgaaagaaccCAAAAGTATTATAGCCACAAAGAACAAAACGAAAGTTGGCAGCATAAATTTAGACCACAACAGTGTTTCTTCATCATCTGAAAACTCAGATGAGCCTCTGAACTTGACTTTTATCAAGAAGGAGTTTTCAAATTCAAATAATCTGGACAGCAAAAGTGCTAACCCAGTGTTCGGCATGAACCCCTTTAGTGCCAAACCTCTCTACACAGCTCTTCCTCCACAAAGCGCTTTTCCCCCTGCCACTTTCATGCCACCAGTCCAGACTAGTATCCCTGGACTGCGACCATACCCAGGACTGGATCAGATGAGCTTCCTACCACACATGGCCTATACTTACCCAACTGGAGCAGCTACTTTTGCTGACATGCAGCAAAGGAGAAAGTACCAGCGGAAACCAGGATTTCAG GGAGAATTGCTTGATGGAGCACCAGACTACATGTCAGGCCTGGATGACATGACAGACTCCGACTCCTGTCTGTCTCGAAAGAAGATCAAGAAGACAGAGAGCGGCATGTATGCATGTGACTTATGTGACAAGACATTCCAGAAAAGCAGTTCCCTTCTGCGACATAAATACGAACACACAG GAAAAAGACCACATCAGTGTCAGATTTGTAAGAAAGCGTTTAAACACAAGCACCACCTTATCGAGCACTCGAGGCTTCACTCAGGCGAGAAGCCCTATCAGTGTGATAAATGTGGCAAGCGCTTCTCACACTCGGGCTCCTACTCACAGCACATGAATCACAGGTATTCCTACTGCAAGCGGGAGGCGGAGGAGCGGGAAGCGGCGGAGCGCGAGGCGCGCGAGAAAGGGCACTTGGAGCCCACCGAGCTGCTGATGAACCGGGCTTACTTGCAGAGCATCACTCCTCAGGGGTACTCTGACTCGGAGGAGCGGGAGAGTATGCCGAGGGACGGCGAGAGCGAGAAGGAGCACGAGAAGGAAGGCGAGGATGGTTATGGCAAGCTGGGGAGACAGGATGGCGATGAGGAGTtcgaggaggaagaggaagaaagtgaaaataaaagtatGGATACGGATCCCGAAACGATACGAGATGAAGAGGAGACTGGAGATCACTCCATGGACGATAGTTCCGA
- the ZEB2 gene encoding zinc finger E-box-binding homeobox 2 isoform X3 encodes MKQPIMADGPRCKRRKQANPRRKNVVNYDNVVDTGSETDEEDKPQIAEEDGIANPLDQERSPASVPNHESSPHVSQALLPREEEEDEIREGGVEHAWHNSDILQASVDGPEEMKEDYDTMGPEATIQTTVNNGTVKNANCTSDFEEYFAKRKLEERDGHAVSIEEYLQRSDTAIIYPEAPEELSRLGTPEANGQEENDLPPGTPDAFAQLLTCPYCDRGYKRLTSLKEHIKYRHEKNEENFSCPLCSYTFAYRTQLERHMVTHKPGTDQHQMLTQGAGNRKFKCTECGKAFKYKHHLKEHLRIHSGEKPYECPNCKKRFSHSGSYSSHISSKKCIGLISVNGRMRNNIKTGSSPNSVSSSPTNSAITQLRNKLENGKPLSMSEQTGLLKIKTEPLDFNDYKVLMATHGFSGTSPFMNGALGATSPLGVHPSAQSPMQHLGVGMEAPLLGFPTMNSNLSEVQKVLQIVDNTVSRQKMDCKAEEISKLKGYHMKDPCSQPEEQGVTSPNIPPVGLPVVSHNGATKSIIDYTLEKVNEAKACLQSLTTDSRRQISNIKKEKLRTLIDLVTDDKMIENHNISTPFSCQFCKESFPGPIPLHQHERYLCKMNEEIKAVLQPHENIVPNKAGVFVDNKALLLSSVLSEKGMTSPINPYKDHMSVLKAYYAMNMEPNSDELLKISIAVGLPQEFVKEWFEQRKVYQYSNSRSPSLERNSKPLAPNSNPPTKDSLLPRSPVKPMDSITSPSIAELHNSVTNCDPPLRLTKPSHFTNIKPVEKLDHSRSNTPSPLNLSSTSSKNSHSSSYTPNSFSSEELQAEPLDLSLPKQMKEPKSIIATKNKTKVGSINLDHNSVSSSSENSDEPLNLTFIKKEFSNSNNLDSKSANPVFGMNPFSAKPLYTALPPQSAFPPATFMPPVQTSIPGLRPYPGLDQMSFLPHMAYTYPTGAATFADMQQRRKYQRKPGFQGELLDGAPDYMSGLDDMTDSDSCLSRKKIKKTESGMYACDLCDKTFQKSSSLLRHKYEHTGKRPHQCQICKKAFKHKHHLIEHSRLHSGEKPYQCDKCGKRFSHSGSYSQHMNHRYSYCKREAEEREAAEREAREKGHLEPTELLMNRAYLQSITPQGYSDSEERESMPRDGESEKEHEKEGEDGYGKLGRQDGDEEFEEEEEESENKSMDTDPETIRDEEETGDHSMDDSSEDGKMETKSDHEEDNMEDGM; translated from the exons TGGTGAACTATGACAATGTAGTGGACACGGGTTCTGAAACTGATGAAGAGGACAAGCCTCAGATTGCTGAGGAGGACGGGATTGCTAACCCTCTGGACCAGGAGAGAAGTCCAGCTAGCGTGCCCAACCATGAGTCCTCCCCACACGTGAGCCAAGCTCTGTTGccaagagaggaagaggaagatgagATAAGAGAGGGTGGAGTGGAACATGCCTGGCACAACAGCGACATTCTACAAGCCTCTGTAGATGGGCCAG aagaaatgaaggaagactATGACACTATGGGGCCGGAAGCCACGATCCAGACCACAGTTAACAATGGTACAG TTAAGAATGCAAATTGCACATCAGACTTTGAGGAATACTTTGCcaaaagaaaactggaggaaCGCGATGGTCATGCAGTCAGCATCGAAGAGTACCTTCAGCGCAGTGACACAGCCATCATTTACCCAGAAGCCCCCGAGGAGCTGTCTCGCCTTGGCACGCCAGAGGCCAATGGGCAGGAAGAAAATG ACCTGCCACCTGGAACTCCAGATGCTTTTGCCCAACTGCTGACCTGCCCCTACTGCGACCGGGGCTACAAGCGCTTGACATCACTGAAGGAGCACATCAAGTACCGCCACGAGAAGAATGAGGAGAACTTTTCCTGCCCTCTGTGTAGCTACACGTTTGCCTACCGCACCCAGCTCGAGCGGCATATGGTGACGCACAAGCCAGGGACAGATCAG CACCAAATGCTGACCCAAGGAGCAGGTAATCGCAAGTTCAAATGCAcagagtgtggcaaggccttcaAATATAAACACCATCTGAAGGAACACCTGCGAATCCACAGTG GTGAAAAACCGTACGAGTGCCCCAACTGCAAGAAACGTTTCTCCCATTCTGGTTCCTACAGTTCACACATCAGCAGCAAGAAATGTATTGGCTTAATCTCTGTAAATGGCCGAATGAGAAACAATATCAAGACAGGTTCTTCTCCtaattctgtttcttcttctccTACTAATTCGGCCATTACCCAGTTAAGAAACAAATTggagaatggaaaaccacttaGTATGTCTGAACAGACAGGCttacttaaaattaaaacagaaccACTAGACTTCAATGACTATAAAGTTCTTATGGCCACACATGGGTTTAGTGGCACTAGTCCTTTTATGAATGGTGCACTTGGAGCCACCAGCCCTTTAGGAGTTCATCCGTCTGCTCAGAGTCCAATGCAGCACTTAGGTGTAGGGATGGAAGCCCCTTTACTTGGATTTCCCACAATGAATAGCAATTTAAGCGAGGTACAAAAGGTTCTACAGATTGTGGACAACACAGTTTCCAGACAAAAAATGGACTGCAAGGCTGAAGAAATTTCCAAGTTGAAAGGTTATCACATGAAGGATCCATGCTCTCAACCTGAGGAACAAGGAGTTACTTCTCCTAATATTCCACCTGTAGGTCTTCCAGTAGTGAGTCATAATGGTGCCACTAAAAGTATTATTGACTACACGTTAGAAAAAGTCAATGAAGCCAAAGCTTGCCTCCAGAGCTTGACTACTGACTCAAGGAGACAGATCAGTAATATAAAGAAAGAGAAGCTACGTACTTTAATAGATTTGGTCACCGATGACAAAATGATTGAGAACCACAACATATCCACTCCATTCTCCTGCCAGTTTTGTAAAGAAAGTTTTCCTGGCCCCATTCCTTTGCATCAGCATGAACGTTACCTTTGTAAGATGAATGAAGAGATCAAGGCAgtcctgcaaccccatgaaaacATAGTCCCCAACAAAGCTGGAGTTTTTGTTGATAATAAAGCCCTCCTCTTGTCATCTGTACTTTCTGAGAAAGGAATGACAAGCCCCATCAACCCATACAAGGACCACATGTCTGTACTTAAAGCATATTATGCTATGAACATGGAGCCCAACTCTGATGAACTGCTGAAAATTTCCATTGCTGTGGGCCTTCCTCAGGAATTTGTGAAGGAATGGTTTGAGCAACGAAAAGTCTACCAGTACTCAAATTCCAGGTCACCATCACTGGAAAGGAACTCCAAGCCGTTAGCTCCCAACAGTAACCCTCCCACAAAAGACTCTTTattacccaggtctcccgtaaAACCCATGGACTCCATAACATCACCATCTATAGCAGAACTCCACAACAGTGTTACGAATTGtgaccctcctctcaggctaaCAAAACCTTCCCATTTTACCAATATTAAACCAGTTGAAAAATTGGACCACTCAAGGAGTAATACTCCTTCTCCCTTAAATCTTTCCTCCACATCTTCTAAAAACTCCCACAGTAGTTCTTACACTCCAAACAGCTTCTCATCTGAGGAGCTCCAGGCTGAGCCTTTGGACCTGTCATTaccaaaacaaatgaaagaaccCAAAAGTATTATAGCCACAAAGAACAAAACGAAAGTTGGCAGCATAAATTTAGACCACAACAGTGTTTCTTCATCATCTGAAAACTCAGATGAGCCTCTGAACTTGACTTTTATCAAGAAGGAGTTTTCAAATTCAAATAATCTGGACAGCAAAAGTGCTAACCCAGTGTTCGGCATGAACCCCTTTAGTGCCAAACCTCTCTACACAGCTCTTCCTCCACAAAGCGCTTTTCCCCCTGCCACTTTCATGCCACCAGTCCAGACTAGTATCCCTGGACTGCGACCATACCCAGGACTGGATCAGATGAGCTTCCTACCACACATGGCCTATACTTACCCAACTGGAGCAGCTACTTTTGCTGACATGCAGCAAAGGAGAAAGTACCAGCGGAAACCAGGATTTCAG GGAGAATTGCTTGATGGAGCACCAGACTACATGTCAGGCCTGGATGACATGACAGACTCCGACTCCTGTCTGTCTCGAAAGAAGATCAAGAAGACAGAGAGCGGCATGTATGCATGTGACTTATGTGACAAGACATTCCAGAAAAGCAGTTCCCTTCTGCGACATAAATACGAACACACAG GAAAAAGACCACATCAGTGTCAGATTTGTAAGAAAGCGTTTAAACACAAGCACCACCTTATCGAGCACTCGAGGCTTCACTCAGGCGAGAAGCCCTATCAGTGTGATAAATGTGGCAAGCGCTTCTCACACTCGGGCTCCTACTCACAGCACATGAATCACAGGTATTCCTACTGCAAGCGGGAGGCGGAGGAGCGGGAAGCGGCGGAGCGCGAGGCGCGCGAGAAAGGGCACTTGGAGCCCACCGAGCTGCTGATGAACCGGGCTTACTTGCAGAGCATCACTCCTCAGGGGTACTCTGACTCGGAGGAGCGGGAGAGTATGCCGAGGGACGGCGAGAGCGAGAAGGAGCACGAGAAGGAAGGCGAGGATGGTTATGGCAAGCTGGGGAGACAGGATGGCGATGAGGAGTtcgaggaggaagaggaagaaagtgaaaataaaagtatGGATACGGATCCCGAAACGATACGAGATGAAGAGGAGACTGGAGATCACTCCATGGACGATAGTTCCGA
- the ZEB2 gene encoding zinc finger E-box-binding homeobox 2 isoform X2 produces MCVSEIEPACCRSRAPSPCELPSDPLLSMKQPIMADGPRCKRRKQANPRRKNVVNYDNVVDTGSETDEEDKPQIAEEDGIANPLDQERSPASVPNHESSPHVSQALLPREEEEDEIREGGVEHAWHNSDILQASVDGPEEMKEDYDTMGPEATIQTTVNNGTVKNANCTSDFEEYFAKRKLEERDGHAVSIEEYLQRSDTAIIYPEAPEELSRLGTPEANGQEENDLPPGTPDAFAQLLTCPYCDRGYKRLTSLKEHIKYRHEKNEENFSCPLCSYTFAYRTQLERHMVTHKPGTDQHQMLTQGAGNRKFKCTECGKAFKYKHHLKEHLRIHSGEKPYECPNCKKRFSHSGSYSSHISSKKCIGLISVNGRMRNNIKTGSSPNSVSSSPTNSAITQLRNKLENGKPLSMSEQTGLLKIKTEPLDFNDYKVLMATHGFSGTSPFMNGALGATSPLGVHPSAQSPMQHLGVGMEAPLLGFPTMNSNLSEVQKVLQIVDNTVSRQKMDCKAEEISKLKGYHMKDPCSQPEEQGVTSPNIPPVGLPVVSHNGATKSIIDYTLEKVNEAKACLQSLTTDSRRQISNIKKEKLRTLIDLVTDDKMIENHNISTPFSCQFCKESFPGPIPLHQHERYLCKMNEEIKAVLQPHENIVPNKAGVFVDNKALLLSSVLSEKGMTSPINPYKDHMSVLKAYYAMNMEPNSDELLKISIAVGLPQEFVKEWFEQRKVYQYSNSRSPSLERNSKPLAPNSNPPTKDSLLPRSPVKPMDSITSPSIAELHNSVTNCDPPLRLTKPSHFTNIKPVEKLDHSRSNTPSPLNLSSTSSKNSHSSSYTPNSFSSEELQAEPLDLSLPKQMKEPKSIIATKNKTKVGSINLDHNSVSSSSENSDEPLNLTFIKKEFSNSNNLDSKSANPVFGMNPFSAKPLYTALPPQSAFPPATFMPPVQTSIPGLRPYPGLDQMSFLPHMAYTYPTGAATFADMQQRRKYQRKPGFQGELLDGAPDYMSGLDDMTDSDSCLSRKKIKKTESGMYACDLCDKTFQKSSSLLRHKYEHTGKRPHQCQICKKAFKHKHHLIEHSRLHSGEKPYQCDKCGKRFSHSGSYSQHMNHRYSYCKREAEEREAAEREAREKGHLEPTELLMNRAYLQSITPQGYSDSEERESMPRDGESEKEHEKEGEDGYGKLGRQDGDEEFEEEEEESENKSMDTDPETIRDEEETGDHSMDDSSEDGKMETKSDHEEDNMEDGM; encoded by the exons TGGTGAACTATGACAATGTAGTGGACACGGGTTCTGAAACTGATGAAGAGGACAAGCCTCAGATTGCTGAGGAGGACGGGATTGCTAACCCTCTGGACCAGGAGAGAAGTCCAGCTAGCGTGCCCAACCATGAGTCCTCCCCACACGTGAGCCAAGCTCTGTTGccaagagaggaagaggaagatgagATAAGAGAGGGTGGAGTGGAACATGCCTGGCACAACAGCGACATTCTACAAGCCTCTGTAGATGGGCCAG aagaaatgaaggaagactATGACACTATGGGGCCGGAAGCCACGATCCAGACCACAGTTAACAATGGTACAG TTAAGAATGCAAATTGCACATCAGACTTTGAGGAATACTTTGCcaaaagaaaactggaggaaCGCGATGGTCATGCAGTCAGCATCGAAGAGTACCTTCAGCGCAGTGACACAGCCATCATTTACCCAGAAGCCCCCGAGGAGCTGTCTCGCCTTGGCACGCCAGAGGCCAATGGGCAGGAAGAAAATG ACCTGCCACCTGGAACTCCAGATGCTTTTGCCCAACTGCTGACCTGCCCCTACTGCGACCGGGGCTACAAGCGCTTGACATCACTGAAGGAGCACATCAAGTACCGCCACGAGAAGAATGAGGAGAACTTTTCCTGCCCTCTGTGTAGCTACACGTTTGCCTACCGCACCCAGCTCGAGCGGCATATGGTGACGCACAAGCCAGGGACAGATCAG CACCAAATGCTGACCCAAGGAGCAGGTAATCGCAAGTTCAAATGCAcagagtgtggcaaggccttcaAATATAAACACCATCTGAAGGAACACCTGCGAATCCACAGTG GTGAAAAACCGTACGAGTGCCCCAACTGCAAGAAACGTTTCTCCCATTCTGGTTCCTACAGTTCACACATCAGCAGCAAGAAATGTATTGGCTTAATCTCTGTAAATGGCCGAATGAGAAACAATATCAAGACAGGTTCTTCTCCtaattctgtttcttcttctccTACTAATTCGGCCATTACCCAGTTAAGAAACAAATTggagaatggaaaaccacttaGTATGTCTGAACAGACAGGCttacttaaaattaaaacagaaccACTAGACTTCAATGACTATAAAGTTCTTATGGCCACACATGGGTTTAGTGGCACTAGTCCTTTTATGAATGGTGCACTTGGAGCCACCAGCCCTTTAGGAGTTCATCCGTCTGCTCAGAGTCCAATGCAGCACTTAGGTGTAGGGATGGAAGCCCCTTTACTTGGATTTCCCACAATGAATAGCAATTTAAGCGAGGTACAAAAGGTTCTACAGATTGTGGACAACACAGTTTCCAGACAAAAAATGGACTGCAAGGCTGAAGAAATTTCCAAGTTGAAAGGTTATCACATGAAGGATCCATGCTCTCAACCTGAGGAACAAGGAGTTACTTCTCCTAATATTCCACCTGTAGGTCTTCCAGTAGTGAGTCATAATGGTGCCACTAAAAGTATTATTGACTACACGTTAGAAAAAGTCAATGAAGCCAAAGCTTGCCTCCAGAGCTTGACTACTGACTCAAGGAGACAGATCAGTAATATAAAGAAAGAGAAGCTACGTACTTTAATAGATTTGGTCACCGATGACAAAATGATTGAGAACCACAACATATCCACTCCATTCTCCTGCCAGTTTTGTAAAGAAAGTTTTCCTGGCCCCATTCCTTTGCATCAGCATGAACGTTACCTTTGTAAGATGAATGAAGAGATCAAGGCAgtcctgcaaccccatgaaaacATAGTCCCCAACAAAGCTGGAGTTTTTGTTGATAATAAAGCCCTCCTCTTGTCATCTGTACTTTCTGAGAAAGGAATGACAAGCCCCATCAACCCATACAAGGACCACATGTCTGTACTTAAAGCATATTATGCTATGAACATGGAGCCCAACTCTGATGAACTGCTGAAAATTTCCATTGCTGTGGGCCTTCCTCAGGAATTTGTGAAGGAATGGTTTGAGCAACGAAAAGTCTACCAGTACTCAAATTCCAGGTCACCATCACTGGAAAGGAACTCCAAGCCGTTAGCTCCCAACAGTAACCCTCCCACAAAAGACTCTTTattacccaggtctcccgtaaAACCCATGGACTCCATAACATCACCATCTATAGCAGAACTCCACAACAGTGTTACGAATTGtgaccctcctctcaggctaaCAAAACCTTCCCATTTTACCAATATTAAACCAGTTGAAAAATTGGACCACTCAAGGAGTAATACTCCTTCTCCCTTAAATCTTTCCTCCACATCTTCTAAAAACTCCCACAGTAGTTCTTACACTCCAAACAGCTTCTCATCTGAGGAGCTCCAGGCTGAGCCTTTGGACCTGTCATTaccaaaacaaatgaaagaaccCAAAAGTATTATAGCCACAAAGAACAAAACGAAAGTTGGCAGCATAAATTTAGACCACAACAGTGTTTCTTCATCATCTGAAAACTCAGATGAGCCTCTGAACTTGACTTTTATCAAGAAGGAGTTTTCAAATTCAAATAATCTGGACAGCAAAAGTGCTAACCCAGTGTTCGGCATGAACCCCTTTAGTGCCAAACCTCTCTACACAGCTCTTCCTCCACAAAGCGCTTTTCCCCCTGCCACTTTCATGCCACCAGTCCAGACTAGTATCCCTGGACTGCGACCATACCCAGGACTGGATCAGATGAGCTTCCTACCACACATGGCCTATACTTACCCAACTGGAGCAGCTACTTTTGCTGACATGCAGCAAAGGAGAAAGTACCAGCGGAAACCAGGATTTCAG GGAGAATTGCTTGATGGAGCACCAGACTACATGTCAGGCCTGGATGACATGACAGACTCCGACTCCTGTCTGTCTCGAAAGAAGATCAAGAAGACAGAGAGCGGCATGTATGCATGTGACTTATGTGACAAGACATTCCAGAAAAGCAGTTCCCTTCTGCGACATAAATACGAACACACAG GAAAAAGACCACATCAGTGTCAGATTTGTAAGAAAGCGTTTAAACACAAGCACCACCTTATCGAGCACTCGAGGCTTCACTCAGGCGAGAAGCCCTATCAGTGTGATAAATGTGGCAAGCGCTTCTCACACTCGGGCTCCTACTCACAGCACATGAATCACAGGTATTCCTACTGCAAGCGGGAGGCGGAGGAGCGGGAAGCGGCGGAGCGCGAGGCGCGCGAGAAAGGGCACTTGGAGCCCACCGAGCTGCTGATGAACCGGGCTTACTTGCAGAGCATCACTCCTCAGGGGTACTCTGACTCGGAGGAGCGGGAGAGTATGCCGAGGGACGGCGAGAGCGAGAAGGAGCACGAGAAGGAAGGCGAGGATGGTTATGGCAAGCTGGGGAGACAGGATGGCGATGAGGAGTtcgaggaggaagaggaagaaagtgaaaataaaagtatGGATACGGATCCCGAAACGATACGAGATGAAGAGGAGACTGGAGATCACTCCATGGACGATAGTTCCGA